A genomic region of Phocoena sinus isolate mPhoSin1 chromosome 18, mPhoSin1.pri, whole genome shotgun sequence contains the following coding sequences:
- the LOC116743099 gene encoding syncytin-1-like, whose protein sequence is MEAPGSKPAGNATISLNHSPPRAICPCSTFQESMHSTCYSSYQQCTGTNNKTYFTATLQNNKSPTISDNNKYLQAGCIGTPRTPVCWNTRAPIHMSDGGGPQDEVRQIETRRQIEKAYQDLYPQLSYHPLIRPKVNPSELDPQTTTILEVTFALLNTTNPNLAQDCWLCLPQGPPRPIAIPIFANLNISKQCNPTLLPEPFPIQFSKFSTTFNTSCFVKNDSLSNASIDLGILSSTGCSQYIPVNSSLCSPNTTVFVCGNNLAYTYLPQNWTGVCNLATLLPNVDLISGDTPLPIPSFDLWAGRTKRAITAIPLLVGLGITGAVATGSTGLGVSLHSYNQLSRQLIEDVEALSGTIQDLQDQLDSLAEVVLQNRWGLDLLTAEQGGICLALKEKCCFYANKSGIVRNKIHQLQEDLARRRKELADNPLWSGFHGMLPFLLPFLGPLLCLLFLLTIGPCIFNRIMDFVRKRINTVQLMVLRSQYQPYEDLENEETEP, encoded by the coding sequence ATGGAGGCACCGGGGTCAAAACCAGCTGGCAATGCCACCATAAGCCTAAACCACTCCCCCCCCCGAGCTATTTGCCCCTGTTCTACTTTTCAGGAATCAATGCATAGCACGTGCTACTCCTCTTACCAGCAATGTACAGGGACCAATAACAAGACTTATTTCACAGCCACACTACAGAATAATAAAAGTCCCACcattagtgataataataaataccttcaGGCTGGATGCATTGGCACTCCCAGGACCCCAGTGTGCTGGAATACCAGGGCCCCCATACATATGTCAGATGGTGGAGGGCCCCAAGACGAAGTGCGCCAGATAGAAACCCgaagacaaatagaaaaggcCTATCAGGATCTGTACCCACAGCTCAGCTACCACCCCCTAATTCGCCCTAAGGTCAATCCCTCTGAACTGGACCCCCAAACCACGACTATACTAGAAGTTACTTTTGCGCTTTTAAATACCACCAACCCCAACTTAGCACAAGATtgctggctctgccttcctcaAGGACCGCCCCGCCCTATAGCCATCCCCATTTTCGCCAATTTAAACATCAGCAAACAATGTAACCCAACTTTACTCCCCGAGCCGTTTCCCatacaattttcaaagttttcaactaCCTTTAATACCTCATGCTTTGTCAAGAACGATTCCCTCTCTAACGCCAGTATTGACTTGGGAATCCTTTCATCTACTGGATGTAGTCAGTATATCCCCGTAAACTCCTCCCTCTGTAGTCCTAACACCACTGTCTTTGTCTGTGGGAATAACCTAGCATACACCTATTTACCCCAGAACTGGACAGGGGTCTGCAACCTAGCCACCCTCCTCCCTAATGTAGACCTGATCTCGGGAGACACTCCATTGCCCATTCCCAGCTTTGACCTTTGGGCAGGAAGAACCAAACGAGCCATTACAGCCATACCCCTCCTGGTAGGACTAGGAATTACAGGAGCTGTGGCCACAGGGAGTACAGGTCTTGGGGTCTCCCTTCACTCCTATAATCAGCTGTCTAGACAATTAATAGAAGATGTAGAAGCCCTCTCTGGAACCATTCAGGACTTACAGGACCAATTAGATTCGCTGGCCGAGGTGGTCCTACAAAATAGGTGGGGCTTAGACTTGCTGACAGCTGAACAGGGTGGGATATGCCTCgccctaaaagaaaaatgttgtttttatgcaaataaatcaggcattgtaagaaacaaaattcaccaGCTCCAGGAAGACTTAGCCCGCCGCCGGAAAGAATTAGCGGACAATCCCCTTTGGTCAGGATTTCATGGgatgcttcccttcctcctcccctttctggGCCCTCTACtatgcctccttttcctcctcactaTAGGCCCCTGTATATTCAACAGAATCATGGATTTCGtccgaaaaagaataaacacagttcAGCTAATGGTATTAAGATCACAATATCAGCCATACGAggacttagaaaatgaagaaactgagccttga
- the LOC116742927 gene encoding LOW QUALITY PROTEIN: uncharacterized protein LOC116742927 (The sequence of the model RefSeq protein was modified relative to this genomic sequence to represent the inferred CDS: inserted 1 base in 1 codon), giving the protein MKITPLGRLDAPVDALSATQGSAIQIPPTALPLREIGPPDETGNPRLQYWPFSTSDLYNWKTQNARFSDNPKDLIALLDSVMFTHQPTWDDCQQLLRILFTTEERERIQLEARKLVPGDDGQPTANPDLINAAFPLTRPPQDDWDYNTGEGRGRLLIYRQTLMAGLRAAARKPTNLAKVYSIVQGKTESPSSYLERLMEAFRQYTPMDPETSENQAAVVMSFVNQAAPDIKKKLQKLEDLEGKQIQDLLRIAQRVFNNRDAPEDKQLKATEKMTKVLAAIVQKDQGGPPATRPPRRPLDRDQCAYCKEKGHWARECPKKRQPRPNQGVGGTGSDPLPEPRVTLQVEGKPVQFLVDTGAQHSVLVKPHGKISDKTSWVQGATGVKRYPWTTQRTVDLGTGKVTHSFLVIPDSPCPLLGRDLLTKMGAQIHFRSEGPIITDPHNQPISVLTLNLEDEYRLHQEPPSQNQDIKSWLQQFPEAWAETGGMGLAKHRPALFIEIKPGADPAPVRQYPMPIEAKTGITPHIRRLLDLGILRPCQSAWNTPLLPVRKPNSKDYRPVQDLREVNRRVIDIHPTVPNPYTLLSALSPEKQWYTVLDLKDAFFSLPLAPKSQELFAFEWSDPEGGINGQLTWTRLPQGFKNSPTLFDEALHEDLSEYRRQNPNITLLQYVDDLLIAAGTAEACLQGTRNILQTLGTLGYRASAKKAQICRPEVTYLGYLLKGGQRWLTDARKETVLRIPRPTTPRQVREFLGSAGFCRLWIPKFAEMAKPLYLATKEQTPFEWTEEAEQSFQQIKTALLSAPALGLPDVSKPFHLFVDENKGIAKAVLTQPLGPWTRPIAYLSKKLDPVAAGWPPCLRVIAATALMVKDANKLTMGQELHVTTPHAIDGVLKQPPDRWMSNARLVHYQGLLLNPLKISYTPPRALNPASLLPDPDLDSPLHDCAEVLAQIHGVREDLRDQPLLDAQVTWFTDGSSFVQQGQRYAGAAVTSETEVIWAKTLPPGTSAQKAELIALTQALKMSKDQKATIYTDSRYAFATAHIHGAIYRERGLLTAEGKDIKNKEEILALLAAIWEPKKLAIVHCPGHQKPTNPVARGNNLADQTARKAAYTPIPLLPLQLPDPGPRELPPQPDYSEDDIRWINKLPLTQVKDGWWRDAKNNILLPEKLGALVLERIHRSTHLGARRLQDLIRQTGLKIKNVSEKTERLVAGCAVCQLHNTHPPTAGIRERGNQPGAYWEVDFTEVKPGKYGYRYLLVFIDTFSGWTEAFPTKNETAQIVAKKXTRRNPAQVWLSSYDRVRQRRAGLRF; this is encoded by the exons ATGAAAATAACTCCCCTGGGCCGGCTGGACGCACCCGTGGACGCACTCAGCGCGACCCAGGGTTCCGCCATCCAGATTCCACCCACAGCCCTACCCCTGCGAGAAATAGGCCCTCCCGATGAGACAGGGAACCCCCGACTCCAATATTGGCCATTCTCTACCAGTGACTTATATAATTGGAAAACCCAGAATGCTCGTTTTTCTGATAATCCTAAAGACTTGATAGCTCTTCTAGATAGTGTTATGTTTACTCATCAGCCCACCTGGGATGACTGCCAACAGCTTCTCCGGATCCTGTTCACTACCGAGGAACGAGAACGAATCCAGCTGGAGGCAAGAAAACTGGTTCCTGGAGATGATGGTCAACCCACCGCTAACCCTGATCTTATTAATGCAGCCTTTCCCTTAACTCGCCCCCCGCAGGATGATTGGGACTATAACACCGGAGAAGGTAGGGGACGACTGCTCATTTATCGCCAGACTCTAATGGCGGGTCTCCGGGCTGCCGCGCGCAAGCCCACTAATTTGGCCAAGGTATATTCAATtgtacaaggtaaaacagaaagtCCCTCCTCTTACTTAGAAAGATTAATGGAAGCCTTCAGGCAATATACCCCTATGGATCCAGAGACCTCCGAAAATCAGGCTGCCGTTGTAATGTCCTTCGTTAACCAGGCAGCccctgatattaaaaagaaactccagaagTTAGAAGATCTGGAGGGCAAACAGATACAGGACCTACTCCGTATTGCTCAGCGCGTCTTTAATAACCGAGACGCCCCAGAGGATAAACAACTTAAAGCCACTGAGAAAATGACTAAGGTCCTGGCCGCCATTGTTCAGAAAGATCAAGGGGGCCCCCCAGCCACTCGACCTCCCAGGCGACCATTGGACAGAGATCAATGTGCCTATTGCAAGGAAAAAGGCCATTGGGCTCGGGAATGCCCCAAAAAAAGGCAGCCGCGCCCCAACCAGGG AGTAGGGGGGACGGGGTCGGACCCCCTCCCCGAACCCAGGGTAACCCTACAAGTGGAGGGGAAACCAGTCCAATTCCTGGTGGATACAGGGGCACAGCATTCGGTCTTGGTTAAGCCCCACGGGAAAATTTCTGACAAAACCTCCTGGGTCCAGGGAGCTACGGGAGTTAAACGTTACCCCTGGACCACTCAGAGAACTGTAGACTTGGGCACGGGAAAAGTAACCCACTCCTTTCTGGTCATTCCCGATAGCCCTTGCCCCTTACTGGGGAGAGACTTACTTACTAAAATGGGAGCGCAAATTCATTTTCGGTCAGAGGGGCCGATCATAACAGACCCTCACAACCAACCCATATCTGTGCTCACCCTGAACTTGGAAGATGAGTACCGACTTCACCAGGAACCACCCTcccaaaatcaagatataaagTCATGGCTTCAGCAGTTCCCCGAAGCATGGGCAGAAACAGGTGGGATGGGACTAGCCAAACATCGCCCAGCCCTATTCATAGAAATCAAACCAGGGGCAGATCCTGCACCTGTCCGACAATATCCCATGCCCATAGAGGCCAAAACTGGTATCACTCCACATATTCGCCGGCTTCTTGACCTAGGTATACTGCGTCCCTGCCAGTCGGCCTGGAACACACCCCTGCTGCCAGTCCGCAAACCTAACAGTAAAGACTACCGCCCAGTACAGGACCTGAGGGAAGTTAACAGACGAGTCATAGACATCCATCCTACCGTACCCAATCCATATACTCTTTTGAGCGCCCTTAGTCCAGAAAAACAATGGTATACTGTGCTGGACCTCAAAGATGCCTTTTTTAGTTTACCCTTAGCACCCAAAAGTCAAGAACTCTTTGCCTTCGAATGGTCGGATCCCGAGGGAGGCATAAACGGACAACTCACCTGGACCAGACTTccccaaggattcaagaactcaccTACCTTGTTTGATGAGGCCCTACACGAGGATCTCAGTGAGTACCGGAGACAAAACCCCAATATAACCCTCCTGCAGtatgttgatgatctcttaatagCTGCTGGGACCGCTGAAGCCTGCCTGCAGGGAACCAGAAACATCCTACAGACTCTCGGCACCCTGGGATACCGGGCCTCTGCCAAAAAGGCGCAGATCTGCAGGCCTGAGGTAACTTACCTGGGATACCTACTGAAAGGGGGGCAACGATGGCTCACAGATGCACGGAAAGAGACTGTCCTCCGCATCCCCAGACCCACCACGCCTCGACAGGTGAGAGAATTTTTGGGGTCAGCTGGGTTCTGCCGTTTATGGATACCCAAATTTGCTGAAATGGCCAAACCACTATACTTAGCcaccaaagaacagacgccctttgAATGGACAGAGGAGGCTGAGCAATCGTTTCAGCAGATCAAAACTGCCTTGCTATCCGCACCCGCCCTGGGTCTCCCTGATGTCTCCAAACCCTTCCACCTCTTTGTGGATGAAAACAAAGGCATAGCTAAGGCCGTGTTGACCCAACCCCTCGGTCCTTGGACCAGGCCTATCGCTTACCTATCGAAGAAATTGGACCCCGTGGCTGCAGGCTGGCCTCCTTGCCTCCGGGTGATCGCCGCCACAGCCCTAATGGTAAAGGATGCCAACAAACTAACTATGGGACAGGAATTACATGTCACCACCCCCCACGCCATCGACGGGGTTCTCAAACAGCCTCCCGACCGATGGATGAGCAATGCTCGATTGGTCCACTACCAGGGTCTACTGTTAAATCCTCTCAAAATCAGCTACACTCCACCACGGGCTTTAAACCCTGCCTCTCTATTACCTGACCCAGACTTAGACTCCCCACTCCATGATTGTGCAGAGGTACTGGCTCAGATCCATGGGGTTCGGGAAGACCTACGTGACCAGCCCCTATTAGATGCACAAGTCACATGGTTCACTGACGGCAGCAGTTTTGTCCAGCAAGGTCAGAGGTATGCGGGGGCAGCGGTAACATCGGAAACTGAGGTGATATGGGCAAAGACTCTCCCCCCAGGGACCTCAGCCCAAAAAGCTGAATTAATTGCCCTGACCCAAGCTCTCAAGATGAGCAAAGACCAAAAAGCCACCATATATACAGACAGCCGGTATGCTTTCGCTACCGCACACATACATGGGGCAATATACcgagagcggggactactcacagcagagggcaaagacatcaagaacaaagaggaaatcctGGCCTTGCTAGCGGCCATATGGGAACCCAAAAAGTTAGCCATTGTACATTGCCCGGGGCATCAAAAACCCACAAATCCAGTCGCCCGGGGCAACAATTTGGCAGACCAGACGGCTCGAAAGGCGGCATACACTCCAATACCATTACTTCCCCTACAACTGCCGGATCCAGGGCCCCGGGAATTACCGCCCCAACCCGACTACTCGGAAGATGACattagatggataaacaaactcccTCTAACCCAGGTTAAAGACGGATGGTGGCGGGACGCTAAGAACAATATCCTCCTTCCAGAAAAACTAGGAGCCTTGGTCCTTGAACGGATCCATCGTAGCACCCACTTGGGCGCCCGACGGCTACAGGATCTCATCAGACAGActggacttaaaattaaaaatgtctctgAAAAAACTGAACGACTGGTTGCTGGCTGTGCAGTCTGCCAACTCCATAACACCCACCCACCAACCGCTGGCATCCGGGAAAGAGGGAACCAGCCCGGAGCCTACTGGGAAGTGGACTTCACGGAGGTAAAGCCTGGcaaatatggatatagatatttaCTGGTGTTTATAGATACCTTTTCAGGTTGGACTGAGGCATTCCCGACCAAGAATGAGACAGCACAAATAGTAGCTAAAA CTACTAGAAGAAATCCTGCCCAGGTATGGCTTTCCAGTTATGATAGGGTCAGACAACGAAGGGCCGGCCTTCGTTTCTAA